The Solanum lycopersicum chromosome 6, SLM_r2.1 genome has a window encoding:
- the LOC101250022 gene encoding uncharacterized protein — MRSQREVESNENSQSSIHRRLKSINSDNLDSPSAKFHQIADRRDDQFSPTVPSSSNLHLRQRITKLFSRKLDWPAIRKMCKEWFKNPMNIVFFTWIVCVVVSSVIMLLLITGALNHAIPNKSQRDTWNEVINQILNVLFTLLCLYQHPQRLSHFNFVMRWRPEDIFRLRKAYCKNGTYKPNEWTHMMVVVVLLNLNCFAQYALCGLNLGYKRSERPAIVVGICSFVAVLAPAIAGVYCTHSPLGKDYDTKLEDNEAQVRKTAVKSKQC; from the coding sequence atgaGATCTCAAAGAGAAGttgaaagtaatgaaaattcTCAAAGTAGTATTCACAGAAGGCTAAAATCCATCAATTCGGATAATTTGGATTCTCCATCAGCAAAGTTTCATCAGATAGCTGATCGAAGAGATGATCAGTTTTCTCCAACTGTACCTTCTTCTAGCAACCTTCATCTCCGTCAACGTATTACTAAACTATTTTCGCGAAAATTGGATTGGCCAGCTATTAGGAAAATGTGCAAAGAGTGGTTCAAAAATCCGatgaatattgtattttttaccTGGATTGTATGTGTAGTTGTTTCTAGTGTAATTATGCTTCTTCTGATAACGGGAGCGTTGAACCATGCGATCCCTAATAAATCTCAGAGAGATACATGGAATGAAGTGATTAACCAAATTCTCAATGTGTTGTTTACTCTGTTATGTCTGTACCAGCACCCGCAAAGGCTATCGCACTTTAATTTTGTAATGCGATGGAGGCCTGAAGATATTTTCAGGCTGAGAAAGGCTTACTGCAAAAATGGAACTTATAAGCCCAATGAATGGACACATATGATGGTGGTCGTCGTATTACTGAATCTCAATTGTTTTGCTCAATATGCTCTGTGTGGGCTTAATTTGGGTTACAAGAGATCAGAAAGACCAGCTATTGTGGTAGGCATATGTTCCTTTGTTGCAGTTTTGGCACCTGCCATTGCTGGAGTTTACTGTACGCACAGCCCTCTAGGAAAAGATTATGATACTAAGTTAGAAGACAACGAAGCACAAGTTCGAAAAACAGCTGTCAAGAGCAAGCAGTGCTAG
- the LOC101249733 gene encoding probable LRR receptor-like serine/threonine-protein kinase At3g47570, whose product MGRISCIVLFGFAVLILLPNQTSLATVPNISTDEAALFALKSHISSHPNNILESNWSSSSPVCSWIGITCSSRHHRVTALDISNMQLHGTIPPHIGNLSFLVSLRINYNTFHGNLPAELAHLKRLKLINVRSNNFTGAIPSFLSLLPNLHTVSLWSNQFSGKIPSSLFNLTKLQVLTLQSNFLVGEIPREIGDLRYLTVLDLQYNQLTGPIPPSIFNITTMQVIALTNNNLTGKLPTTICDHLPNLERLYLSSNSLYGVIPSNLEKCRKLHTLSLSFNDFIGTVPRELANLTSLITLFLGQQHLEGEIPVELGNLKKLQKLGLAENELTGSVPTSIFNISALQVLILSLNKLSGTLPSDLGRGMPNLEEFYCGGNSLSGFISDSITNYSRLRMLDLSFNSFTGPIPKSLGKLEYLEALNLGYNSFTSDSTLSFLASLNNCRNLRNLWLYNNPLDAIFPASVGNFSDSLHGFEADGCKLKGMIPNEIGKLTGLTKMSLYNNEFTGFIPNTIQGMLSLQELYLDGNKIQGTIPDYMCSLQNLGALDLSQNKFSGSVPPCLGKLTRLRILHLDYNRLDSRLPESLGSLTDLLEFSVSSNLLSGQIPFEIGNLQAATIIDLSKNDFSGTIPTTLGGLDKLIHLSLEHNRLDGPIPDSFGKMLALEFLDLCYNNLVGEIPKSLEALVSLKYLNFSFNKLIGEIPTGGPFSNATAQSFLSNDALCGDAKFNVTKCVIQTPKTKKANLVLYISLGVGMLLLILALAYVYVRLRNTKKNTGQTNVSPLKEHERISYYEIEQATEGFNATNLLGNGSLSTVYKGILKDGTLFAAKVFNVQLERAFRSFDIECEILRNLRHRNLTKVITSCSNLDFKALVLEYMPNGTLDKWLYSHNLFLNLLQRLNIMIDVASAMDYLHNGNSTAVVHCDLKPTNVLLDQEMVAHVSDFGISKLLGTGEAFVQTRTIATIGYIAPEYGQNGIVSTSCDVYSFGIMMMETFTRTRPSDEIFIGGLTIQRWVSDSFPGEIHKVVDSNLVQPQDEQIDAKMQCLLSIMELALSCTFVTPDARIPIKNALSTLKNIRLRLVSS is encoded by the exons ATGGGCAGAATTAGTTGCATTGTCCTCTTTGGTTTTGCAGTTTTGATTCTGCTTCCTAACCAAACTTCACTTGCTACTGTTCCTAATATTAGCACTGATGAAGCTGCTCTCTTTGCACTGAAATCACACATTTCTTCTCATCCTAACAACATCTTAGAAAGCAACTGGTCTTCGTCCAGCCCCGTTTGCAGCTGGATTGGAATCACTTGCAGCTCCCGCCACCATCGAGTCACTGCTTTAGACATTTCTAACATGCAACTTCATGGTACCATTCCTCCACACATAGGAAACCTCTCATTTCTTGTTTCCCTCAGGATCAATTACAACACTTTCCATGGAAATTTGCCAGCAGAGTTGGCTCATTTGAAGAGGTTGAAATTGATTAATGTTAGAAGTAATAACTTCACTGGAGCCATTCCATCATTTTTGAGTTTGTTACCAAACCTACACACTGTGTCCCTCTGGAGCAACCAATTTTCGGGGAAAATTCCATCTTCCCTCTTCAATCTAACAAAGCTGCAAGTGTTGACtttgcagagtaattttctcgTAGGAGAGATCCCTCGAGAAATTGGTGATCTTCGTTACCTGACTGTCCTAGACCTGCAGTACAATCAGCTTACTGGCCCGATACCACCATCAATATTTAACATTACGACAATGCAAGTGATTGCTCTAACCAACAACAATCTTACTGGAAAGCTTCCAACAACTATATGTGACCATCTACCGAACTTGGAAAGGCTTTATCTCTCAAGCAACTCCTTATATGGAGTTATTCCATCAAACCTTGAGAAATGCAGAAAGCTTCACACATTGTCATTGTCATTCAATGATTTTATTGGAACTGTACCGAGAGAGCTAGCAAACTTAACGTCTCTTATAACATTATTTCTTGGACAACAACACTTGGAAG GAGAGATACCTGTGGAGCTAGGTAATCTTAAGAAACTACAGAAGCTGGGATTAGCCGAGAATGAGCTTACTGGTTCGGTCCCTACAAGCATTTTCAACATATCAGCACTGCAGGTCCTAATACTTTCACTAAACAAGCTTTCAGGTACTCTACCTTCAGATTTAGGTCGTGGAATGCCGAACCTAGAAGAATTTTACTGTGGAGGAAATAGTCTGAGTGGTTTTATCTCTGATTCAATCACGAATTATTCGAGACTGAGAATGCTTGATCTCTCATTCAACAGTTTCACAGGTCCAATTCCTAAATCACTAGGTAAATTAGAATACCTTGAGGCTCTAAACTTGGGATACAATAGTTTTACCAGCGATTCAACATTAAGCTTCCTTGCATCATTGAATAACTGTAGGAATCTAAGAAATCTCTGGCTCTATAATAATCCTTTGGATGCCATTTTTCCGGCATCTGTTGGTAATTTCTCAGACTCCTTGCACGGTTTTGAAGCAGATGGTTGTAAACTTAAGGGCATGATTCCCAATGAAATTGGTAAACTTACTGGTTTGACAAAGATGAGTCTATATAACAATGAGTTCACCGGATTTATTCCGAATACCATCCAAGGCATGTTGAGCCTTCAAGAACTTTACCTAGATGGAAACAAGATACAAGGAACCATACCAGATTATATGTGCAGTTTACAGAATCTTGGTGCATTGGACTtgtcacaaaataaattttctggTTCCGTGCCACCATGCTTAGGAAAACTTACCCGTTTGAGGATACTTCATCTTGATTACAACAGGCTGGATTCTAGATTACCAGAAAGCTTGGGAAGCCTTACAGATCTTTTAGAATTTAGTGTTTCATCCAATTTATTAAGTGGGCAAATTCCATTTGAAATTGGTAATTTACAGGCCGCAACAATCattgatttgtcaaaaaatgatttttctggTACGATTCCTACCACTCTAGGGGGTCTAGATAAATTGATTCATCTTTCTCTAGAACATAATAGACTAGATGGGCCTATTCCAGATTCATTTGGCAAAATGTTGGCATTGGAATTCTTAGATTTGTGCTATAACAATCTTGTTGGTGAAATTCCAAAGTCATTAGAAGCTCTTGTGTCTCTAAAATACCTCAACTTTTCATTCAATAAACTAATTGGAGAGATTCCCACTGGTGGTCCTTTTTCAAATGCCACAGCTCAATCCTTCTTGTCTAATGATGCACTATGTGGTGATGCCAAGTTTAATGTGACAAAATGTGTCATCCAAACACCCAAGACGAAAAAGGCTAACTTAGTTTTGTACATCAGTTTGGGAGTGGGTATGTTACTTCTTATATTAGCCCTTGCATACGTATATGTAAGATTGCGAAATACAAAAAAGAATACAGGTCAAACAAATGTGTCACCATTAAAAGAGCATGAAAGAATTTCCTATTATGAAATTGAACAGGCAACAGAAGGATTCAACGCAACCAACTTGCTTGGTAATGGGAGTTTAAGCACGGTCTACAAAGGGATACTTAAAGATGGTACCCTTTTTGCAGCAAAGGTATTCAATGTGCAATTGGAGCGTGCGTTCAGAAGTTTTGACATAGAGTGTGAGATACTCCGAAACCTTCGCCACAGAAATTTGACCAAAGTCATTACCAGCTGCTCCAACCTTGATTTCAAAGCCCTAGTGTTGGAATACATGCCCAACGGGACACTTGATAAATGGTTATATTCTCATAACTTATTCTTGAACTTATTGCAGAGATTAAATATAATGATAGATGTTGCATCTGCAATGGACTATCTCCACAATGGTAATTCAACAGCTGTGGTGCATTGTGACTTGAAGCCAACCAATGTCTTGCTAGATCAAGAAATGGTTGCTCATGTCAGTGATTTTGGCATTTCAAAATTGTTAGGTACAGGGGAGGCTTTTGTTCAGACAAGGACAATTGCGACCATTGGATATATTGCTCCAG AGTATGGACAAAATGGAATTGTATCGACAAGCTGTGATGTTTATAGTTTTGGCATCATGATGATGGAGACGTTCACAAGAACAAGACcaagtgatgaaatatttatcggAGGCTTGACCATACAACGTTGGGTTAGTGATTCCTTTCCAGGTGAAATTCATAAGGTGGTGGATTCTAATCTGGTACAGCCACAGGATGAGCAAATTGATGCAAAGATGCAGTGCTTGTTGTCTATCATGGAATTAGCTTTGAGCTGCACTTTCGTAACACCGGATGCAAGAATTCCAATCAAAAATGCTCTTTCAACGCTGAAAAATATTAGGCTCCGGCTTGTCAGTAGTTGA